Part of the Halomarina litorea genome is shown below.
GCCAGTTCGACGCCCCGGTAGATGACCTCGATGGCGGGGCCGGCGTTGCCGCCGCCGACCCACGGGTCCTCGATGTAGGTGATGTCCTCGACGTCCGCGCCCATCGAGGCGAAGAACTCGTCGCAGTACTGGACGGTCTCGTCCTTCCAGTACACCTCGCCGTGGTAGGCGTAGCCCTCGGCGTCCTCGCGCGTGTTGAACGCGTGGTGGGCCATCATCTCGAAGGCCATCGTGTGCCGTCCCGTCTTGCCCACGTTGTCGATGTCCTGCATCCGGATGCAGGGCTGGCTGATACAGAGGGGGTTGGCCGGCGGCGGCGTCTGCCCCGACGTCACCAGCGGCTGGAAGTCGTAGATGGACGCCTGCGTCAGCAGGACGTCGTCGCGCCAGCGGTTGGCCGCGACGGGGTACGGGTCGATGCGCTCGTGGCCGTTGTCCTCGAAGAACGAGAGGAACGCCTCGCGCATCTCCTCCAGGGTGTACTCCTCGTCGAAGCTCGGGTCGTCGATGAAGTCGTACTGCTCGCAGGGCGGTTCGCCGCAGGTCTCGCGGTCGGGGACGCGGCTCCAGAAGTGCGCCCCACAGGAGTCACACTCGTGTCGTGTGAACCCCTCCTCCTCGAAGTACGCGAGTTGGTACTCCGCGTCAAGTTCGCTCATTAGTCCCACTTTGGCCCAGCGGCGCGTAAAACTGTTCCGAACCCCCGAGTGCGAGTCACACGGGCGCTGCCGGCCGATTCCGGTCGCGAACCGCGGACCCCGACTCACGGCCCGTCCTCGGTACGGCTTATGCCTCACGCGCGCGTAGCAACCTCGCATGGAATCCATCACTCGGGGGCTCCCCCGGGAGCGACCGCTGCTCACGCTCGCCGCCGCCGTCCTCGTCTGTGAACTCGTCGGCATCACGGGCGCGGTGTTCACCGCCACGGGCGTCGAGTCGTGGTACACCACGCTCGAACGACCCGAACTCGCCCCGCCGAACTGGGTATTCGGTCCGGTGTGGACCACCCTCTACGCGCTGATGGGCGTGGCGGCGTGGCTGGTCTGGCGTGAGGGCCGCGGGCGAGAACTCCAGGTCGCGCTGGGCCTGTTCGGCGTCCAGCTGGCCCTCAACTTCGCGTGGTCGTTCGTCTTCTTCGGCGCGCAGGAGATCCTCTGGGCGCTGGTCGTCATCGTCGCCCTCCTCGCCGCCATCGTCGCCACGATGGGCGCGTTCTGGCGCATCGACCGCCGCGCGGCGCTCCTGCTGGTCCCCTACCTCGCGTGGGTGAGCTTCGCGACGTACCTCAACTACGCGTTCTGGGTCCTGAACTGAGGTCGGGAAGAGACCTCGTCCCGACTTACTCCGCGCTCTCCAGCGCCAGCGACGCCAAGAGCGCCTCTAACTGCACTTGTTCGTTCGCGCCGACCGTGATGCGGTAATCCGCCTCGCCGACCCGGTCCATCACGCGGACCGCCTCGCGGTCCGCGAGGCCGAACTCCCACACCGAGCGGTGCAACTGGTCGATGATGTCGCTGCCCGCGATGCCCTCCTCGGTCAGCAGGGTCTCGAGCTGGGAGCGGGCGGCCGTGAAGTCGCCGTCGAGGGCCTTCTCGACCATCTCCCGGATGGCCTCGGGGCGGGCGGTGGAGGTGATGGCGAAGACGGCCTCCTCGTCGACGGTGCCGCCCATCACGCTCGCGGCCTGCAGACCGTTGATGGCCTTGCGCATGTCGCCCGCCGCGGCGTAGACGAGGGCGTCGAGGCCGTCGTCGGTCATCTCGATACCCTCCTCCTCGGCGATGGCGCGAATCTGCTCGCCGACCGCGTCGTCCGACAGCGGCGCGAACCGGAAGACGGCACAGCGCGACTGGATGGGGTCGATGATCTGACTGGAGTAGTTACACGAGAGGATGAACCGCGTGTTGTTCGAGAACTGCTCCATCGTCCGGCGGAGGGCGGACTGGGCGTCGCTGGTCAGCGCGTCGGCCTCGTCGAGGAAGATGATGCGGTAGTCGTGACCGCCGAACGACGACCGCGCGAAGTTCTTGATGCGGTCGCGGACCACGTCGATACCCCGCTCGTCGGAGGCATTGAGTTCGAGGAAGTTCTCCCGCCAGTCGTCGCCGTACAGTTCCTTGGCGATGGCCGTCGCGGAGGTGGTCTTGCCCACGCCTGCCGGCCCCGCAAAGAGCAGGTGGGGCAGGTCGT
Proteins encoded:
- a CDS encoding TspO/MBR family protein, which gives rise to MESITRGLPRERPLLTLAAAVLVCELVGITGAVFTATGVESWYTTLERPELAPPNWVFGPVWTTLYALMGVAAWLVWREGRGRELQVALGLFGVQLALNFAWSFVFFGAQEILWALVVIVALLAAIVATMGAFWRIDRRAALLLVPYLAWVSFATYLNYAFWVLN
- a CDS encoding replication factor C small subunit, with the protein product MSEAAQDPERGREVWIEKYRPQTLDEVFGQEAIVDRLQSYIAKDDLPHLLFAGPAGVGKTTSATAIAKELYGDDWRENFLELNASDERGIDVVRDRIKNFARSSFGGHDYRIIFLDEADALTSDAQSALRRTMEQFSNNTRFILSCNYSSQIIDPIQSRCAVFRFAPLSDDAVGEQIRAIAEEEGIEMTDDGLDALVYAAAGDMRKAINGLQAASVMGGTVDEEAVFAITSTARPEAIREMVEKALDGDFTAARSQLETLLTEEGIAGSDIIDQLHRSVWEFGLADREAVRVMDRVGEADYRITVGANEQVQLEALLASLALESAE